A window of Dickeya zeae NCPPB 2538 contains these coding sequences:
- a CDS encoding LysR family transcriptional regulator: MFRQLQDMALFALVAECGSFTEAARQAGMAKSSLSLRVSQLEQSLGLRLFNRTTRKLNLTFAGERYLVHCQEMRQASERAEMAMQHLRDKPSGRLRITSPAGLGATLLARLTAEFQSRFPAVSLEIVVADRVIDLVDEGFDAALRTGKPQDSSLIGRSLGQVPHYLVASDAYLAALPPITHPRELQAHRCIAHRAWPEWGFRREAEYFLWRLPQSHITDNLLYARACVLADGGITLLPAFLCREQIDSGELVCLLSEWQADTNDLYLIYPGRKLNSPALNSFIDFALGFDALCDYSSR, from the coding sequence ATGTTCAGACAATTGCAGGATATGGCGCTGTTCGCCCTGGTGGCGGAATGCGGCAGTTTTACCGAGGCGGCCAGACAGGCTGGTATGGCTAAGTCGAGTCTCAGTTTACGCGTCAGTCAATTAGAGCAGTCTCTGGGGTTGCGGTTGTTCAATCGAACGACTCGCAAGCTGAACCTCACCTTTGCAGGTGAACGCTATCTGGTGCATTGTCAGGAGATGCGTCAGGCGAGCGAGCGCGCTGAGATGGCGATGCAACACTTACGCGATAAACCCAGTGGGCGTTTGCGAATAACCAGTCCGGCCGGATTAGGCGCAACCTTGTTGGCGCGTTTGACCGCCGAGTTTCAGTCTCGCTTTCCGGCGGTGTCACTGGAGATCGTAGTGGCCGATCGGGTCATTGATCTGGTGGACGAAGGGTTTGATGCCGCGTTGCGTACCGGCAAACCGCAGGATTCTTCCCTGATTGGTCGTTCTCTGGGACAGGTGCCACATTATCTGGTTGCTTCCGATGCCTATCTGGCGGCATTGCCGCCGATTACACACCCGCGTGAACTGCAAGCGCACCGATGCATTGCGCACCGCGCCTGGCCAGAATGGGGATTTCGCCGTGAAGCGGAGTATTTTCTCTGGCGGTTGCCGCAATCACACATCACTGACAATCTGCTGTATGCGCGTGCTTGTGTACTGGCGGATGGTGGAATTACGTTGTTACCAGCATTTTTGTGCCGTGAGCAGATAGATAGCGGTGAGTTGGTTTGTCTTTTGTCGGAATGGCAGGCTGATACCAACGATCTCTATTTGATTTATCCTGGGCGTAAGTTGAACTCTCCTGCTCTGAATAGCTTTATTGATTTTGCACTGGGCTTTGACGCGTTGTGCGATTATTCATCACGGTAA